Genomic DNA from Rahnella variigena:
CAATGCCTGGGCGGCGGAGTAAATCCATGACAGATGACGTTATCGTCATTCTACGCGGCGCCATTCCAGGAAGGGTAAACAGCTGAAAGATCAGTGTCAGCACGCCGACTGCGGTTGCAGCGATAAAAGCACTACGCCAGCCATAAAGCCCACCTAAATAGCTCCCCAGCGGGATCGAAACCACAGTACCGACAGCAATACCGCTAAAAATAATGGAGAGAGCACGCGGAACGCTTTTAGCAGGGACCAGCCGCATCGCTACGGCAGCAGCCATACTCCAGAAACCTCCCAGCGCGATGCCCAGCAAAATGCGCATGACTAACAGAACAGCCAGACTGGATGAAAGTGCGACAAGCAGGTTGGAGGCAATCATCAGCACGGTAAAACCCAGCAAAACATTTCGGCGATCATAATTACGCGTCAGGCGGGGAACCATCAGACCCGCAAACAGGGCCACCACCGCCGTTACCGTTACAGACTGACCAGCCAGAGCTTCGGTCACACCGAGATCGGCGGCCATGGGTGTCAACAGGCTGGCAGGAAGATATTCTGCAGTTAGCAAGCCAAACACACCCATCGTCAGTGATATCACGGCCATCCATGCAGACTCTTTGGGTTCCGCCCTCTTCAAACTCGCGGATACAGCTTCAGTTGCTTCATTTCTCATAACACACTCTTCTTGGAGTAAAAATCACAATGCCAAGTCTAGAGTTGAGCAGCTGGACGATCTATGATGCCACATCCTGATTTTTTACCCGAAACGCCGATTATGTATGTGAATAAACATTTTGCCCTGTCATCCGAGCTCATCAGTGAACTGCTGCTGGAAATGCGCCTGCGTGGCGTGCAGTATCGCCGTTTACAGACTGGCTCTGAATTTGGCGTCGGTTTTAGCAACAGACCGGGACATGCCTATTTTCATTACATCGCTGTGGGCACTGCTGTGCTTCGTACGCGCGACGGGACGTTGCACGAACTGAAAGCCGGAAGCATGGTATTTATGCCGCAGGGTGAGGAGCATCAGCTTTTATCGGATGTCAGCTGTTCATTTCAACATATCGACACGTTAGGCTTTGCACCTTTGGGCGAGGCCGTCAGCGGAATCAATACTTGTCCGAGTTCGCATCCGACACCCAGCACGGTTCTGTTTTATGGCTGTATGGAGTTCGATCTTGGTGGAATGCAGGGTCTTGGTAAACTGATGCCGCAAGCCATAGTGGTTGAGGCAAATGAACAGATCTATCCGGGACTGGTTCCCATACTGGGCGCGATGAAATTTGAAATCTGTTCCGGACGCGCAGGATTTGCGGGCATTCTGGCACGCCTCGCAGAAGTGGCGGCCGCCATGATTGTGCGTGGATGGATCGAAAACGGCAGCGAGAACGCCGCTGGCCTGATCGCTGCGTTACGTGATCCCCGACTCGCCCGTGCTATTCTGGCCATTCATCGCGATACGAGTCGGGAGTGGTCTGTTGCAGAGCTCGCTGCACAGTCGCATGTGTCACGTTCTGTTTTTGCTGAACGCTTCAAATCAATCATCGGCATACCTCCCCAGCGCTATGCAAGGGAGGTGCGAATGCGCATCGCAAGTCACTGGATTATTCACGATAAGATCTCAATTGACACCGTTGCTCTTCGCCTCGGTTATGCCTCACAGGCAGCGTTTAGCAGAGCTTTTAAGCGCATCAATGGATATCCGCCGGGCGCTATGCGTCAGCGACCCGCGAGACAAAGGGGAATCGCATCAATCACCCATCCGGGCTCTGCCGTTTAAATGGATAAGGAGCATTTACCGCTGCTGGAAGACCAGAACCCTCAACGACGAAGCGAAATAAGAGATGGGAGAAAGGGTTAAAGGAGAAATCTGGTACTCCGTGCCCATATGAAAAGCTATTTGATCTGTGCATTTGCCAAAAGCACTTTCACTCCACTCAGAGGTGTCGCAGTTCGCTAAAAAGCACGCCTCCAGGCTGACGTCATCTCTATTAGGATGGATATACCCACGGGGATCCGTTCCATCCTATTAAGAAATGAGTTATCCGTATTTATGGGAACGTCGCCGAACCCCCGAATTCCAGATAGATTTTCGCCAGATTTTGGAACTGATTAAAGCGGTTTTCATCCAGTGATAGCTCCGCCTGGCGGCGCTTCTCCTGAGCATCAAGCCAAAATGAGACCGGCACAGCGCCCTGGCGATATCGTACTTCGTTCAGTCGCTCAGACTCCCTTGCCAGTTCAAGTCCTTCATGCAGCCTTTTTTCCTGCGCCAGTAACTGGTTACGCAGGGACAGCTCGTCTTCAATACTGCTCATCGCTTTATAAAGCGACTGCTTAAACTCCAGTAATCGCTGTTCGTAGTCGTTGCG
This window encodes:
- a CDS encoding MFS transporter, producing MRNEATEAVSASLKRAEPKESAWMAVISLTMGVFGLLTAEYLPASLLTPMAADLGVTEALAGQSVTVTAVVALFAGLMVPRLTRNYDRRNVLLGFTVLMIASNLLVALSSSLAVLLVMRILLGIALGGFWSMAAAVAMRLVPAKSVPRALSIIFSGIAVGTVVSIPLGSYLGGLYGWRSAFIAATAVGVLTLIFQLFTLPGMAPRRMTITSSVMDLLRRPGIAMGMTGCVIAHTGQYALFTYIRPALENIAQLDVDRLSLILLGFGIANFIGTLLAGWLMERSLRLTLILMPALVGFAALSMILLPLEEKGLMFFVALWGMAFGGVPVAWSSWVARSVPDQAETAGGMVVAAVQSSIAAGAALGGLLFGISGATGVFITASCIMFFATLVIGLKVRGALT
- a CDS encoding AraC family transcriptional regulator, which translates into the protein MMPHPDFLPETPIMYVNKHFALSSELISELLLEMRLRGVQYRRLQTGSEFGVGFSNRPGHAYFHYIAVGTAVLRTRDGTLHELKAGSMVFMPQGEEHQLLSDVSCSFQHIDTLGFAPLGEAVSGINTCPSSHPTPSTVLFYGCMEFDLGGMQGLGKLMPQAIVVEANEQIYPGLVPILGAMKFEICSGRAGFAGILARLAEVAAAMIVRGWIENGSENAAGLIAALRDPRLARAILAIHRDTSREWSVAELAAQSHVSRSVFAERFKSIIGIPPQRYAREVRMRIASHWIIHDKISIDTVALRLGYASQAAFSRAFKRINGYPPGAMRQRPARQRGIASITHPGSAV